One segment of Tetrapisispora phaffii CBS 4417 chromosome 1, complete genome DNA contains the following:
- the PRP8 gene encoding U4/U6-U5 snRNP complex subunit PRP8 (similar to Saccharomyces cerevisiae PRP8 (YHR165C); ancestral locus Anc_5.73), protein MSGLPPPPPPPPGFDDNSSDEHNDDIFGLPPPPLGLDLEDETNNLFKDTENDFETINAFEEQPIDELLPPPPPPPPPGMSGEIDIVRDHLSESPIRDTSDINDDLTSKRRRLNNRETVKSRKLKKRRMKSQKKGGLIHSHKLEMPPEHLRKIADNHTDMTSKRFNYDKRAFLGALKYMPHAILKLLENIPQPWEQTKDVKVLYHTTGAITFVNEIPRVIEPVYIAQWSSIWIAMRREKRDRTHFKRMRFPPFDDDEPPLSYFEQIRNIEPLDPIKLDLDSEEDKNVVDWIYDSKPLIDNPNYTNGSTYKKWKLDLPIMSNLSRLSQPLKDEIKDKNYYYLFDKKAFFTSKALNTTIPGGPKFEPLYLKDEEDDYNEFNSLDRIINRIPIRSEYKIAFPQLYNSSVKSVETLWYHNPIDCSNESYHDADQELFNFDASFNPIIDIYTPKINKAYEDIEDEKEEFTFSKPLSAMFSNEELAPNNSKDAIGLYSSTFPFNRLNGNMVRSQDVALVKKWYQQHPNKSYPTKVRISYQKLLKNYVKNELKSKHLTNKRKTNLLKALNSTKYFQQTTIDWVEAGLQICNQGHNMLNLLIHKRGLTYLHLDYNFNLKPTKTLTTKERKKSRFGNAFHLMREILKVTKLIIDAHVQHRIGNVDAYQLADGIYYILNHLGQLTGIYRYKYKVMHQIRACKDLKHVIYYRFNQIIGKGPGCGFWQPAWRVWLFFLRGVIPILERWLGNLLIRQFEGRSNEVVKTTTKQRSDAYYDLELRSSVMNDILDMIPEDIRQSKARTILQHLSEAWRSWKANIPWDVPGMPEPVRKLIERYIKAKADGWVSAAHYNRERIVGGAHVEKTIVKKNLGRLTRLWIKNEQERQQTIEKNGPEITPEEATAVFSTMVQWFDQRNFSPIPFPPLTYKNDTKILVLALENLKESYTSKAKLTAAEREELALIEDAYDHPHETLNRIKKYLLTQRVFKPVNLSMMEHYKTISPVYAIDPLEKITDAYLDQYLWFEADQRGLFPNWIKPSDSEIPPLLVYKWSQGINNVDNIWDTSSNQSTVMLETKVTDMIEKIDFTLLNRLLRLIMDPNMADYMTAKNNIILNFKDMSYVNKYGLIRGIQFASFIYQYYGLVLDLLILGIDRANELAGTLTERNEFMQFKNSEIANNHPIRLYARYFDKVYILYHFDEDDSASLTGDFLSENPDPNFENAVNYNNKKCWPRDARMRLMRQDVQLGRAVFWDFQGRIPSSLANTNWNTSFVSVYSKYNPNLLFTMCGFEVRIIPNERTNESTSTDEGVWDLIEDKSKRKIAKAYLKVSQEEIEIFESRIRSILLTSGSTTFTKVASKWNTNLISLFTYFREAILSTEELLDILVKAETRIQNRVKLGLNSKMPTRFPPAVFYTPKELGGLGMLSASHILIPSSDLSWSKQTDTGITHFRAGMTHEDDKLIPTIFRYITTWENEFLDSQRVWNDYATKRLEAVKQNRRLSFEELESSWDRGIPRISTLFQRDRQTLAYDKGHRVRRIFKQYCIEKSSPFWWTNSHHDGKLWNLNSYRTDVIQALGGIETILEHTLFKGTGFNSWEGLFWEKASGFEDSMQFKKLTHAQRTGLSQIPNRRFTLWWSPTINRANVYVGFLVQLDLTGIFLHGKIPTLKISLIQIFRAHLWQKIHESIVFDICQILDGEVDTLQIENVKKEMVHPRKSYKMNSSAADVTITSLGQWNVSQPSLLHISKDKFDSAVTNKIWFDVQLRYGDYDSHDISRYVRAKYLDYTTDNVSLYPSPTGVMIGIDLAYNMYDAYGNWFDGLKPLVQNSMRTILKANPALYVLRERIRKGLQIYQSNVQEPFLNSSNYAELFNDDIKLFVDDTNVYRVVVHKTYEGNVATKPINGCIFTLNPKTGHLFLKIIHTSVWTGQKRLSQLAKWKTAEEVSALIRSLPKEEQPKQVIVTRKTMLDPLEVHMLDFPNISIRPTELRLPFSAAMSIDKLSDVVMKATEPQLVLFNIFDDWLDRISSYTAFSRLILLLRGLKTDEEKAKMIILGDPTIPIKEHHLWPSFTDEQWIDIEFKMRDLILSEYSKKYNVNISALTQTEIKDLILGQNIKAPSVKRQKMAELEAARAEIESSESSATTAMKTKSVNAQGEEIVVVTSTNYESQEFDSKVNWRTNAIANSLLYLRLKNIYINSDNFIENKDVFVFPSNVLKKFVEISDVNIQVGAYLYGKSPQGHPEIKEIKTLALVPQLGNNKSVVLSTLPQADEYPSLSGMELLGWVHTRTSDLKFMTAAEVTTHAHLFENYSSSLIDITVDLISGSISLNAFTLSDEGIQWGLQNRDMVNEMPEGFDATLSVPAQLLLSERIMGQFMTPSSDVWNYLFMSNSFKDDLNYELKVGIPCEFYNEVHRSTHFLQYSEIAGEEELEAEQQDLFS, encoded by the coding sequence ATGAGTGGATTACCTCCTCCTCCACCGCCACCACCTGGTTTTGATGATAACTCTAGTGATGAGCATAACGATGATATATTTGGTTTACCACCTCCTCCACTAGGTTTGGATTTAGAGGATGAAACAAATAATCTTTTCAAAGACActgaaaatgattttgaaacaataaATGCATTTGAAGAACAACCTATAGATGAACTGCTTCCACCGCCACCACCTCCACCTCCACCAGGAATGAGTGGCGAAATTGACATAGTTAGAGATCATTTGTCAGAATCTCCAATTAGAGATACATCTGATataaatgatgatttaacaagcaaaagaagaagattgAATAATCGTGAAACTGTAAAATcaagaaaattaaagaaaagaagaatgaAATCGCAGAAAAAAGGAGGTTTAATCCATTCTCACAAATTAGAAATGCCCCCTGAACATTTAAGAAAGATTGCAGATAATCATACAGATATGACCTCaaaaagatttaattaCGACAAACGTGCATTCTTAGGTGCCCTTAAATACATGCCTCATGccattttgaaattattagaaaatatacCACAACCATGGGAACAAACTAAAGATGTTAAAGTTCTTTATCACACGACCGGTGCTATAACATTTGTAAATGAAATACCAAGGGTAATTGAACCCGTATATATAGCCCAATGGTCCTCAATTTGGATTGCAATGAGAAGAGAAAAAAGAGATAGGACgcattttaaaagaatgaGATTTCCACCATTCGATGATGATGAACCTCCTTTATCGTATTTTGAACAAATAAGAAATATTGAACCGTTGGACCCTATAAAACTAGACTTAGATTCTGAAGAGGATAAAAATGTTGTAGATTGGATTTATGATTCAAAGCCATTGATAGATAATCCAAATTATACCAATGGCTCTACTTATAAGAAATGGAAACTAGATTTACCCATAATGTCCAATTTATCAAGATTATCACAACCACTGAAAGATGAGATTAAAGATAAGAACTACTACTATTTGTTTGACAAGAAAGCATTTTTTACCTCAAAAGCATTAAATACCACCATTCCTGGTGGTCCCAAATTTGAAcctttatatttaaaagatgaagaagatgattaCAATGAGTTTAATTCGCTGGATAGAATAATTAATAGAATCCCGATACGAAGTGAATACAAGATTGCGTTTCctcaattatataattcaagCGTTAAATCCGTGGAAACACTTTGGTATCATAACCCCATTGATTGTTCAAATGAATCTTACCACGATGCTGATCAGGAGTTATTCAACTTTGATGCCTCCTTCAACCCcattattgatatttatactccaaaaataaacaaGGCATATGAGGATATAGAGgatgaaaaagaagaattcaCATTTTCTAAGCCGTTAAGTGCAATGTTTTCAAACGAAGAGCTAGCACCAAATAATTCCAAGGATGCAATTGGTTTATATAGTTCAACTTTTCCATTTAATAGGTTAAACGGTAATATGGTAAGATCCCAGGATGTAGCACTTGTAAAGAAGTGGTATCAACAACATCCAAATAAAAGTTATCCTACAAAAGTTAGAATATcttatcaaaaattattaaaaaattatgtcaaaaatgaattaaaatcCAAACatttaacaaataaaagaaaaaccaATTTGTTGAAGGCCTTGAATAGtactaaatattttcagCAGACTACTATAGATTGGGTCGAAGCTGGTTTACAAATCTGTAACCAAGGTCACAATATGCTTAATTTACTAATTCATAAAAGAGGTTTGACCTATTTACATTTAGATTACAATTTTAATCTAAAACCAACAAAGACCCTAACGACAAAGGAAAGGAAAAAGTCACGATTTGGCAATGCATTTCATTTGATGAgagaaattttaaaggtTACCAAACTAATAATTGATGCCCATGTGCAGCATAGAATTGGGAACGTCGATGCATACCAACTTGCTGATggtatttattatattttgaatcatCTTGGTCAATTAACTGGTATTTatagatataaatataaggTTATGCATCAAATCCGTGCATGCAAAGATTTGAAACatgttatatattatagatTTAATCAGATCATAGGAAAAGGCCCCGGATGTGGTTTCTGGCAACCAGCATGGAGAGTATGGTTATTCTTTTTGAGAGGTGTCATCCCAATTTTAGAAAGATGGTTGGGAAACTTATTAATACGTCAATTTGAAGGCCGTTCAAATGAAGTTGTTAAAACAACTACCAAACAAAGATCCGATGCTTATTATGATTTAGAATTGAGGTCATCAGTAATGAATGACATTTTGGATATGATACCTGAAGATATTAGACAAAGTAAAGCTAGGACAATTTTACAACATTTAAGCGAAGCATGGAGATCTTGGAAAGCTAACATTCCATGGGATGTACCGGGTATGCCTGAACCAGTTAGGAAACTAATTGAACGATATATAAAGGCAAAAGCTGATGGATGGGTGTCTGCTGCACATTATAATAGAGAGCGTATTGTAGGTGGTGCCCATGTTGAGAAAacaattgttaaaaaaaacTTGGGTAGATTGACAAGGTTATGGATTAAAAATGAGCAAGAGAGACAACAAACCATAGAGAAAAATGGCCCCGAGATTACTCCTGAGGAAGCTACTGCTGTTTTTTCTACAATGGTCCAATGGTTTGATCAGAGAAACTTTTCACCAATACCTTTCCCACCTTTGACCTATAAGAAtgatacaaaaatattagtaTTGGCCTTGGAGAATTTAAAGGAATCCTATACTTCAAAAGCCAAATTAACAGCTGCCGAGAGAGAAGAATTGGCTTTAATTGAAGATGCCTATGATCATCCTCATGAAACTTTAAacagaattaaaaaatatctcTTGACCCAAAGAGTGTTTAAGCCAGTTAATCTGTCAATGATGGAACattataaaacaatatctCCGGTATATGCTATTGATCCATTAGAGAAAATTACGGATGCTTATCTAGACCAATATTTGTGGTTCGAAGCTGATCAGCGAGGTCTGTTTCCAAACTGGATAAAACCAAGTGATTCAGAAATTCCACCTCTCCTTGTCTACAAATGGTCACAAGGTATTAACAATGTCGATAATATATGGGATACGTCAAGTAATCAATCAACTGTCATGTTGGAAACAAAAGTTACTGATATGATAGagaaaattgattttaCGTTACTAAATAGGTTATTGAGACTAATCATGGACCCTAACATGGCAGATTATATGACTGctaaaaataacattattttgaattttaagGATATGAGTTatgttaataaatatggTTTAATTCGTGGTATTCAATTTGcatcttttatatatcaatattatgGTCTCGTACTTGATCTACTGATACTAGGAATTGACAGAGCCAATGAATTAGCTGGTACTCTTACCGAGCGAAACGAGTTTATGCAATTTAAGAATTCAGAAATAGCCAATAATCATCCAATAAGATTATATGCCAGATATTTTGATAaggtatatattttatatcattttgatgaagatgattcTGCATCATTAACTGGAGATTTCTTGTCTGAAAATCCTGATCCAAATTTCGAAAATGCAGttaattacaataataaaaaatgctGGCCACGGGATGCAAGAATGAGACTAATGCGACAAGACGTACAACTAGGAAGAGCTGTATTTTGGGATTTCCAAGGTCGTATTCCTTCCTCTTTAGCGAATACTAATTGGAATACATCATTCGTATCAGTATATTCTAAATATAACCCGAATCTTCTTTTTACTATGTGTGGATTCGAAGTTCGTATAATACCAAATGAAAGAACCAACGAATCTACTTCAACAGATGAAGGTGTTTGGGATTTAATCGAAGACAAGTCTAAAAGGAAAATAGCAAAAGCATATTTAAAAGTATCACAAGAAGagattgaaatttttgagAGCAGGATACGTAGTATTCTTTTGACATCAGGATCTACAACATTCACAAAAGTAGCTTCAAAATGGAAtacaaatttaatatcattgttTACATATTTTAGAGAAGCAATTTTATCTActgaagaattattagatattttaGTCAAAGCAGAAACAAGAATTCAAAACAGAGTAAAGCTTGGCTTGAATTCTAAAATGCCAACCAGATTTCCACCAGCTGTTTTCTACACCCCAAAGGAATTAGGTGGTTTAGGTATGCTGAGTGCATCTCATATCTTAATTCCATCTTCCGATCTAAGTTGGTCAAAACAAACCGACACTGGTATAACACATTTCAGGGCTGGTATGACACATGAGgatgataaattaattcCTACAATATTTCGTTATATTACCACTTGGGAAAACGAATTCTTGGATTCCCAGAGAGTTTGGAATGATTATGCAACGAAAAGATTAGAAGCAGTCAAGCAAAATAGAAGGttatcatttgaagaattagaaagCTCTTGGGATAGAGGTATACCACGTATAAGCACCTTGTTTCAAAGAGATCGTCAAACATTAGCATATGATAAAGGTCATAGAGTCCGTAGAATTTTTAAGCAATACTGTATAGAAAAGAGCAGTCCGTTTTGGTGGACAAATTCACATCATGATGGTAAATTATGGAATTTAAATTCCTATCGTACTGATGTTATTCAAGCATTAGGTGGCATTGAAACCATTTTAGAGCATACTCTATTTAAAGGAACAGGTTTTAATTCATGGGAAGGTTTATTTTGGGAAAAAGCATCCGGATTTGAAGATTCTATGCAGTTCAAAAAGTTAACGCATGCTCAAAGGACTGGTTTAAGTCAAATACCTAACCGTCGTTTCACATTATGGTGGTCGCCAACTATCAATAGGGCCAATGTGTATGTTGGTTTTCTAGTTCAATTAGATTTAACAGGGATCTTTTTACATGGTAAAATTCCAACTCTGAAAATCTCattgattcaaatattcCGTGCACATCTATGGCAGAAGATTCATGAAAGCAttgtttttgatatttGTCAAATTCTTGATGGCGAAGTTGACACTTtacaaattgaaaatgtgAAAAAGGAAATGGTCCACCCTAGAAAGTCATATAAAATGAACTCATCAGCTGCAGATGTCACTATTACCTCCTTAGGACAATGGAATGTATCGCAACCATCATTATTGCATATTTCtaaagataaatttgattCTGCAGTTACAAATAAAATCTGGTTTGATGTACAACTAAGATATGGTGATTATGATTCTCATGATATATCAAGATATGTTAGAGCCAAATATTTGGATTATACTACAGATAATGTGAGTTTATATCCATCTCCAACCGGTGTGATGATTGGTATAGACTTAGCTTATAATATGTACGATGCATATGGTAATTGGTTTGATGGGCTGAAGCCTTTAGTTCAAAACAGTATGAGAACCATCTTAAAAGCAAATCCAGCACTTTATGTTTTACGTGAACGTATAAGAAAAGGTCTCCAGATCTATCAATCAAATGTCCAGGAGCCTTTCCTGAACTCATCAAACTATGCGGAACTATTCAACGATGATATAAAACTTTTTGTCGATGATACAAATGTATACAGAGTAGTTGTTCATAAAACTTATGAAGGTAATGTAGCTACTAAACCTATAAATGGGTGTATATTTACTCTGAACCCTAAAACAGGTCATctgtttttaaaaattatccATACATCGGTATGGACTGGACAGAAGAGATTAAGTCAGTTAGCTAAATGGAAAACAGCCGAAGAAGTGAGTGCATTGATTCGCTCACTGCCTAAAGAAGAACAGCCAAAGCAAGTTATTGTAACAAGAAAAACCATGTTAGATCCTTTAGAAGTACATATGCTAGACTTTCctaatatttcaattagaCCTACTGAGTTAAGGTTACCATTTTCAGCCGCCATGTCAATAGACAAATTATCAGACGTTGTCATGAAAGCCACAGAACCGCAGTTAGTACtgttcaatatttttgacGATTGGTTAGATAGGATATCATCATATACAGCATTTTCAAGATTGATACTGTTATTAAGAGGTCTCAAAACAGATGAAGAGAAAGCAAAGATGATTATTTTAGGTGATCCCACAATACCTATTAAAGAACATCATCTATGGCCTTCTTTTACAGATGAGCAATGGATTGacattgaatttaaaatgcGTGACTTGATTTTGTCAGAGTACAGTAAAAAGTATAACGTTAATATATCTGCTCTTACTCAAACAGAAATAAAGGATTTAATTCTGGGACAAAATATCAAAGCGCCATCTGTAAAAAGACAAAAGATGGCAGAATTGGAGGCAGCAAGGGCAGAAATAGAATCATCAGAATCATCTGCTACTACCGCAATGAAAACTAAATCTGTTAATGCACAGGGTGAAGAGATCGTTGTTGTTACATCTACTAATTACGAAAGTCAAGAATTTGACTCCAAAGTCAATTGGAGAACCAATGCTATTGCAAATAGTTTACTGTACCTTCGTCTCAAGaacatatatatcaattctGATAActtcattgaaaataaGGATGTGTTTGTCTTCCCAAGTAACgtattgaaaaaatttgttgaaatttCGGATGTAAATATTCAAGTTGGTGCCTATCTATATGGTAAATCACCCCAGGGCCATCCTGAaatcaaagaaataaaaacacTTGCACTCGTTCCCCAGTTGGGTAACAATAAATCTGTGGTTCTATCAACTTTACCACAGGCAGATGAATATCCAAGCTTATCCGGAATGGAGCTATTGGGTTGGGTTCATACAAGAACAAgtgatttgaaatttatgaCTGCAGCAGAAGTCACCACTCATGCTCACTTATTTGAGAACTATAGTAGCAGTCTCATCGATATAACTGTAGACTTGATCAGTGGCTctatatcattaaatgcTTTTACATTATCTGATGAAGGTATCCAATGGGGTTTACAGAATAGAGATATGGTTAATGAAATGCCAGAAGGCTTTGATGCTACATTAAGTGTCCCTGCTCAATTACTGCTCTCTGAAAGAATTATGGGACAATTCATGACCCCGTCTTCGGACGTTTGGAATTACTTATTTATGAGTAATTCCTTCAAGGATGATTTGAATTATGAATTAAAAGTTGGTATTCCTTGTGAATTTTATAATGAAGTACATCGTTCCACTCATTTCTTGCAATATTCAGAAATTGCAGGAGAAGAAGAACTCGAAGCTGAACAACAGGATTTGTTTTCCTAG
- the CDC23 gene encoding anaphase promoting complex subunit CDC23 (similar to Saccharomyces cerevisiae CDC23 (YHR166C); ancestral locus Anc_5.72) has product MDSHNQFYIIQDIRNCLRKSAIELSQVKLYKSSKWSAEALLGILEFESDMPEDDTIIRGAAGALNFNDSPLSNQINHGHKQSNKRSPFIKTSADNAEFTQKEYDLHLFASTLFDSKEFDRCSFFLKDVTHPKLKFMKLYCEYLSWDKKVKEKMENLLTTGKTPKYLNDKGNTSLFINGRDDIWANSMSDGSDCDKSHDTIGNLNFDISSHSISMNEGKRSSLSSILNELNDYLKNYNESLPTLNIRSQSSEVGIALLYYLKGILEKKENNKSLAMSSFLKSLSKFTFNWTCWVELLDCITKADEFMLLTKYLSEKFKIEDMNCIGMQSDVNHNIMIKFFKLVLFQEFSGDIDNFLENLESLLNIFPNFSFLKAQNALINYNYMDYVNAEQLFEQIIKADPYRLDDLDFYSNILYVMQKQPKLSYLAQFCSQVDRFRPETCCIIANYYSARQEHEKSILYFRRAITLNKKNISAWTLMGHEFVELKNSQAAIECYRHAVDINPRDFKAWYGLGQAYEVLDMHLYSLYYFQKACTLKPLDKRMWQALASCYVKIGNFNDAIKSFERALQLSINTDQDSSLLYKLAEVYEKSNDLENCKEYMIRCVNVEALTEGFVTDEIAKARLWLARYELSRQNFEEAYGYAIGVSTGSTQDIEEARAIARECRKQV; this is encoded by the coding sequence ATGGACTCAcataatcaattttatataatacaaGATATTAGAAATTGTCTGAGGAAATCTGCAATAGAACTGTCACAGGTAAAATTATACAAATCATCGAAATGGTCAGCGGAAGCACTTCTGGGGATTTTAGAGTTTGAAAGTGATATGCCAGAAGATGATACTATTATACGGGGTGCAGCAGGTGCATTGAACTTCAATGATTCACCGTTGAGTAACCAAATCAATCATGGACATAAACAGTCGAATAAGAGAAGCCCATTTATAAAAACGTCTGCAGACAATGCCGAATTTACACAAAAAGAATATGACTTACATTTATTTGCTTCTACTTTATTTGATTCTAAAGAATTTGATAGATgttctttctttttgaaagaTGTTACGCATCCCAAATTAAAGTTCATGAAGTTATACTGCGAGTATCTGTCATGGGATAAAAAAGTGAAAGAAAAGATGGAAAATCTTTTGACGACCGGTAAGACACCTAAATACTTAAATGATAAAGGCAATACtagtttatttataaatggAAGAGATGATATATGGGCAAATAGCATGTCAGATGGGTCAGATTGCGACAAAAGCCACGATACTATTggaaatttaaattttgatatcaGTTCTCATTCAATATCTATGAATGAAGGTAAAAGatcttcattatcttcGATACTAAATGAACTGAATGATTATCTAAAGAATTATAATGAGTCGCTACCTACTCTAAACATAAGATCACAATCATCAGAAGTAGGAATAGCattgttatattatttaaaaggTATActtgaaaagaaagaaaacaataagTCATTAGCAATGTCGtcatttttgaaatctttatcaaaatttacttttaattGGACCTGTTGGGTAGAGTTACTTGATTGTATAACTAAGGCAGATGAATTCATGCtattaacaaaatatttaagcgaaaaatttaaaattgaagacATGAATTGTATAGGTATGCAATCAGATGTTAACCACAATATAATGatcaaattctttaaattagTATTATTCCAAGAGTTCAGTGGAGATATAGATAACTTTTTAGAGAATTTAGAAAGTTTGCTAAATATTTTCCCtaatttttcctttttaaAAGCACAAAATGCATTAatcaattataattatatggACTATGTTAATGCGGAGCAATTATttgaacaaataataaaagcTGATCCATACCGTCTCGATGATCTTGATTtctattcaaatatattatatgtcATGCAAAAACAACCAAAGTTATCATATTTAGCTCAGTTCTGTTCACAAGTTGATAGATTTAGGCCGGAAACATGTTGTATAATTGCTAACTACTATTCTGCAAGGCAAGAGCATGAGAAatctattttatatttcagAAGAGCTATAACgttaaacaaaaaaaacattagCGCTTGGACATTGATGGGTCATGAGTTTGtagaattaaaaaattctcAAGCAGCAATTGAATGCTATAGACATGCAGTTGATATAAACCCTCGTGATTTTAAAGCTTGGTATGGTTTGGGACAAGCTTACGAAGTTCTTGATATGCACCTATATTCATTGTATTATTTCCAAAAAGCATGCACATTAAAACCACTGGATAAAAGAATGTGGCAAGCATTAGCTAGTTGCTATGTAAAAATTGGGAATTTTAATGATGCCATAAAATCATTCGAAAGGGCATTacaattatcaataaatacAGATCAAGACTCATCGTTATTATACAAACTAGCGGAAGTTTACgaaaaatcaaatgatCTGGAAAATTGTAAAGAATACATGATACGTTGTGTAAATGTCGAAGCTCTCACGGAAGGATTTGTTACAGATGAAATTGCTAAAGCTAGACTATGGTTGGCAAGATATGAATTATCTAGacaaaattttgaagaagctTACGGCTATGCAATCGGTGTATCAACAGGAAGCACACAAGATATAGAAGAGGCTAGAGCAATAGCAAGAGAGTGTAGAAAACAAGTATAA